A single Phoenix dactylifera cultivar Barhee BC4 chromosome 1, palm_55x_up_171113_PBpolish2nd_filt_p, whole genome shotgun sequence DNA region contains:
- the LOC103720125 gene encoding guanosine deaminase: MEEAQVVESKDGTISVASAFSGHQEAVQDRDHKFLSKAVEEAYHGVDCGDGGPFGAVVVHNDEIIVSCHNMVLKNTDPTAHAEVSAIREACKKLGKIELSDCEIYASCEPCPMCFGAIHLSRIKRLVYGAQAEAAIAIGFDDFIADALRGTGFYQKAHLEIKRADGNGAIIAEQVFEKTKEKFQMY, encoded by the exons ATGGAAGAGGCACAAG TGGTCGAGTCCAAAGATGGGACCATCTCTGTGGCTTCTGCATTTAGTGGTCACCAAGAAG CTGTTCAAGACAGAGATCACAAATTCTTATCAAAAGCAGTTGAAGAAGCATATCATGGAGTTGATTGTGGTGATGGAGGCCCTTTTGGTGCGGTTGTAGTTCATAATGATGAAATAATTGTTAGCTGTCATAATATGGTCTTGAAAAACACAGATCCAACTGCTCATGCTGAGGTGTCTGCAATAAGGGAG GCTTGTAAGAAACTTGGGAAAATCGAACTCTCTGACTGTGAAATATATGCATCCTGTGAGCCTTGCCCTATGTGCTTCGGTGCAATTCATCTTTCCAGGATTAAG AGGCTGGTTTATGGAGCCCAGGCAGAGGCTGCAATAGCTATTGGATTTGATGATTTCATTGCTGATGCATTGAGAGGCACTGGATTCTACCAGAAGGCCCATTTGGAGATCAAAAGAGCTGATGGTAATGGAGCCATTATTGCAGAACAGGTCTTTGAGAAGACCAAGGAGAAGTTTCAGATGTACTGA
- the LOC103720124 gene encoding probable transcription factor At3g04930, giving the protein MASTAEDDERGAAVYEEYDDDDSDDGADTDEEYDDDAAAEGRALALPPPPPPAAPLADQQLPHSLSSVSNPSPYPSASAPIPQNGGGGSVAFVASPDGKRQRMLLPGEERKRLAAAHDESRRLFQKLWTDADEIAILQGFLEFTSQRGTTHANYQHDTGPFYDQIKNRLQVDFNKNQLVEKLRRLKKKYRNMVNRMGSGKEFVFKSPHDKATFEIARKIWSPSFKRTRSRDSGNAPNPQLQESSNLVPVEIAEDVSLSSDHMISRPRRRSRRRSEGAPEMDVPMPTPVVSIPVLNHTPFSSAPIPNANLIEQTVKSCLSPLFKELLQYAMGGPCAPVGAGDAGAPLNPLLLNIAGGSGAVQADEKWRKQQILELEVYLKRVELVREQIKSKLEVLRSMGSS; this is encoded by the coding sequence ATGGCTTCCACCGCCGAAGACGACGAGCGTGGCGCCGCCGTCTACGAGGAGTATGACGACGACGACTCCGATGACGGCGCTGACACCGACGAGGAGTACGACGACGACGCCGCGGCCGAAGGCCGCGCGCTGGCGCTTCCTCCCCCTCCGCCTCCCGCTGCCCCCCTGGCGGACCAGCAACTACCCCACTCCTTGTCCTCCGTATCCAATCCTAGCCCCTATCCTTCCGCCTCCGCTCCCATCCCCCAGAACGGCGGCGGCGGGAGCGTCGCCTTCGTGGCCTCTCCCGATGGCAAGCGGCAGAGGATGTTGCTGCcgggggaggagaggaagcgCCTGGCGGCGGCGCACGACGAGTCTCGGCGTTTGTTCCAGAAGCTATGGACGGACGCGGACGAGATCGCGATTCTGCAAGGGTTTCTGGAGTTCACATCGCAGCGGGGGACGACGCACGCCAACTACCAGCACGACACAGGGCCCTTCTACGATCAGATCAAGAACCGCCTTCAGGTGGATTTCAACAAGAACCAACTGGTGGAGAAGCTCCGCCGCCTCAAGAAGAAGTACCGCAACATGGTGAACCGGATGGGGTCCGGGAAGGAATTCGTCTTCAAGAGCCCTCACGACAAGGCCACCTTCGAGATCGCCCGCAAGATCTGGAGCCCCAGCTTCAAGCGGACCCGCAGCCGAGACTCCGGCAATGCGCCCAACCCCCAACTTCAAGAAAGCAGCAATCTTGTCCCCGTCGAAATAGCCGAGGACGTATCGCTTAGCTCTGATCATATGATCTCAAGGCCCCGGAGGCGGTCCAGAAGGAGATCGGAAGGTGCGCCGGAGATGGATGTGCCTATGCCCACTCCGGTGGTCTCCATCCCCGTGCTAAATCACACACCCTTTTCGTCGGCTCCGATCCCGAATGCCAATCTTATCGAGCAGACGGTGAAGAGCTGCCTCTCCCCCTTGTTCAAGGAGCTGCTTCAGTATGCGATGGGAGGGCCGTGCGCGCCCGTTGGGGCTGGTGATGCGGGAGCGCCGCTGAATCCCCTTCTGCTGAACATTGCGGGCGGCTCAGGTGCAGTGCAAGCGGACGAGAAGTGGAGAAAGCAGCAGATTCTGGAGCTGGAGGTCTACTTGAAGCGGGTGGAGCTTGTTCGTGAGCAGATAAAATCGAAGCTTGAGGTGCTTAGGTCGATGGGGAGCAgctga